Proteins from a genomic interval of Pseudomonas sp. RC10:
- the gloA gene encoding lactoylglutathione lyase, producing the protein MSFVSETQPGVCLTPDAVTQEYVFNHTMLRVKDPERSLDFYTRVLGMRLLRQVDFPEGKFSLLFLAMTKGEAVPEDASARMSHTFSRESVLELTHNWGTESDDSQYHNGNKDPRGFGHICFSVPDIEAACARFESLGVPFVKRLDKGMKHVAFISDPDEYWVEIVQADLLGNLGQ; encoded by the coding sequence ATGTCTTTCGTCAGCGAAACCCAACCCGGTGTGTGCCTCACGCCGGACGCCGTCACTCAGGAGTACGTGTTCAACCACACGATGTTGCGGGTAAAGGACCCCGAGCGTTCGCTGGACTTTTACACGCGGGTGCTGGGGATGCGGCTGCTGCGCCAGGTGGATTTTCCCGAAGGGAAGTTTTCGCTGCTGTTTCTGGCGATGACCAAAGGCGAGGCAGTGCCGGAGGATGCGTCGGCACGCATGAGCCATACCTTCAGCCGGGAATCGGTGCTGGAACTGACCCACAACTGGGGCACTGAAAGCGACGACTCGCAGTACCACAACGGCAATAAGGACCCACGGGGTTTCGGGCACATCTGCTTTTCAGTGCCTGATATTGAGGCGGCGTGCGCCCGTTTCGAATCCTTGGGCGTGCCCTTCGTCAAACGGTTGGACAAAGGCATGAAACACGTTGCCTTCATCAGCGATCCGGACGAGTACTGGGTCGAAATCGTGCAGGCGGACCTGTTGGGCAATCTGGGGCAGTAA
- a CDS encoding LysR family transcriptional regulator, with protein MNKLDLLKTFVRVAELSSFTLASDALGLPRSSVSEQIRALEQLLDTRLLQRTTRKVQTTPDGQALYERSKDLLAQMDELEGLFRQDNAVLSGRLRVDMPTAVARRLVMPRLREFIDRHPLIELEISSTDRRVDLIREGFDCVMRVGELPDTTLVARKIGHFQMVNCVSVEYAERFGIPQTLDDLQQHQLINYVSAFGASTATFEYHRDGKDHQVPMPSSVTVNYIEAYEAACLGGLGIVQVPRLAHEYQFERGELVEVLPDYLPAPMPVSLLYAHRRHLPQRCRVFMDWLSNLLLEYGVVG; from the coding sequence ATGAACAAACTCGACCTGCTCAAGACCTTCGTCCGGGTCGCGGAACTGTCCAGTTTCACCTTGGCCAGCGATGCATTGGGGCTGCCGCGCTCCAGCGTGTCGGAACAGATTCGTGCCCTCGAACAGTTGCTCGACACCCGGCTGCTTCAGCGCACCACGCGCAAAGTCCAGACCACACCGGATGGCCAGGCGCTGTATGAACGCAGCAAGGATTTGCTCGCACAGATGGACGAACTGGAAGGCCTGTTTCGTCAGGACAACGCCGTGCTCAGCGGCCGACTGCGGGTGGACATGCCCACCGCCGTCGCCCGTCGGTTGGTCATGCCGCGCCTTCGCGAATTCATCGACCGGCATCCCCTGATCGAACTGGAGATCAGCAGCACCGACCGACGCGTCGACCTGATACGCGAAGGCTTCGATTGCGTGATGCGGGTCGGTGAGCTGCCGGACACTACGCTGGTGGCGCGCAAGATCGGCCACTTCCAGATGGTCAATTGCGTCAGCGTCGAATACGCCGAGCGGTTCGGCATTCCCCAGACCCTCGACGACCTGCAGCAGCATCAGTTGATCAACTACGTGTCAGCGTTCGGCGCCAGCACGGCAACGTTCGAGTACCACCGGGACGGCAAGGACCATCAGGTGCCGATGCCCAGCAGCGTCACGGTCAATTACATCGAAGCCTACGAAGCCGCGTGCCTCGGTGGGCTGGGCATCGTGCAGGTGCCGCGACTGGCGCACGAGTACCAGTTCGAACGCGGCGAATTGGTGGAAGTCCTGCCGGATTACCTGCCCGCCCCGATGCCTGTCTCGCTGCTCTACGCCCACCGGCGGCACCTGCCGCAACGCTGTCGGGTGTTCATGGACTGGCTGTCGAACCTGTTGCTCGAATACGGCGTGGTGGGCTGA
- a CDS encoding AEC family transporter: MSSVLNVLLPIFALILVGYLCRRTNRLGPTAASEINRMVVWLCLPALLFTATATATWEQIWHPGFVLVFTLSTMVMFVVTLLLRRKKAGHFADASIDALSASYANTGYIGIPLCVMVLGQSGLEPALIASLIVVCVLFGITLVCIEIGLQSEAHVHRIVLKVLGALAKNPLVVSPILGACWAWTGMPLPGPLDKFLSLLGAATTPCALISLGLFLAQKQQGPRHGTSLLVLIKLIAHPLLTWFLAFKVFHLPPLWANSALLLSALPTGTGPFMLAEYYKREASVVSSTILISTLGSLVTLSLCIYYING, from the coding sequence ATGTCTTCCGTTTTGAATGTTTTGCTGCCGATCTTCGCCTTGATTCTGGTCGGTTACCTGTGCCGACGCACCAACCGGCTCGGTCCGACCGCCGCCTCGGAAATCAACCGGATGGTGGTGTGGCTGTGTCTTCCCGCCCTGCTTTTCACCGCCACGGCCACCGCCACGTGGGAGCAAATCTGGCACCCCGGATTCGTGCTGGTGTTCACCCTTTCGACGATGGTCATGTTCGTCGTCACCCTGCTGTTGCGGCGCAAGAAAGCAGGTCACTTTGCCGACGCCAGCATCGACGCCTTGAGCGCTTCCTACGCCAACACGGGTTACATCGGCATTCCGCTGTGCGTGATGGTGCTGGGCCAGAGCGGCCTTGAACCGGCGCTGATCGCGTCGTTGATCGTGGTCTGCGTGCTGTTCGGCATCACGCTGGTGTGCATCGAAATCGGCCTGCAAAGCGAAGCCCACGTGCACCGCATCGTGCTCAAGGTGTTGGGTGCGCTGGCGAAAAACCCGCTGGTGGTGTCGCCGATTCTGGGTGCGTGCTGGGCCTGGACGGGCATGCCATTGCCGGGGCCGCTGGACAAATTCCTCAGCCTGCTGGGCGCGGCGACCACCCCGTGTGCGCTGATTTCTCTGGGCCTGTTTCTGGCGCAGAAACAACAAGGCCCGCGCCATGGCACGAGCCTGTTGGTGTTGATCAAACTGATCGCCCATCCCCTGCTGACGTGGTTCCTGGCCTTCAAGGTCTTCCACCTGCCGCCACTGTGGGCGAACTCCGCATTGCTGCTCAGCGCCCTGCCCACCGGCACCGGGCCGTTCATGCTCGCCGAATACTACAAACGCGAAGCGTCGGTGGTGTCCAGCACGATCCTGATTTCAACCCTGGGTTCGCTGGTGACGCTGTCGTTGTGCATTTATTACATCAACGGCTGA
- a CDS encoding tat (twin-arginine translocation) pathway signal sequence — translation MSDLILDRRRFLQGSGGLLLGTLVFGSGPVALLAPSRTWALEMNTLDSATGSKLLLVIRRIFPHDTMEDAVYAFSVKALDEKASADPGVADTLKQGLADLDQHAGGDWASLAEDKQVGILKDVQTGPFFALVRGVSVNSLYSNELAYKHFGYEGASFPKGGYIHRGFNDLKWLPNPPVDASPTVPA, via the coding sequence ATGAGTGACCTGATACTCGATCGTCGCCGCTTTTTGCAAGGAAGCGGCGGGCTGTTGCTGGGAACGCTGGTGTTCGGTTCCGGCCCTGTTGCACTGCTTGCTCCAAGCCGGACCTGGGCATTGGAGATGAACACACTGGACAGCGCCACCGGCAGCAAGCTCTTGCTGGTCATCCGGCGCATCTTCCCCCACGACACCATGGAAGACGCGGTCTATGCGTTTTCCGTCAAAGCCCTCGATGAAAAAGCCTCCGCGGACCCCGGCGTCGCCGACACCCTGAAGCAGGGTCTGGCCGATCTGGACCAGCACGCAGGGGGCGACTGGGCTTCGCTCGCTGAAGACAAGCAAGTGGGCATTCTCAAGGACGTGCAGACCGGGCCGTTTTTCGCGCTGGTGCGCGGTGTGTCGGTGAACAGCCTTTACAGCAACGAGCTGGCGTACAAGCACTTCGGCTATGAAGGCGCGTCCTTCCCCAAAGGCGGTTACATCCATCGCGGGTTCAACGACCTCAAATGGCTGCCCAACCCGCCTGTCGATGCCAGCCCGACTGTCCCTGCCTGA
- a CDS encoding serine hydrolase, giving the protein MLSRAVSRPFLRLQPFTVSLGLFALGAVPDAWAKDDYEYPHAHEPIGTVEQIYEGTMLPDLAVSTYRNIDRLFPTRTIDGSDHPYGLPKAPQQLDNVHFTYEGKKYDLFDYVAVDSITAMLVIKDGKVAYETYQRGNTDRTRWMSMSMAKSVTSTLAAVALHDGAIKSLDDAVVDYVPRLKGSAYEGVTIRNVLTMTSGVKWSEAFTDPSSDRRALLRAQIAQTPGAAMTLMASLPKAAEPGTVNNYSTGETQVLEEVIRSAVKMPLSDYLEQKIWRPFGMEHDAKWWLDSPNGQEIGGSGISATLRDFGRFGLFFMNGGKIAGQSILPQGWVQEATAPKVLKDGSPLNYGYMWWPGRTEASIKDGAYSAIGMQGQNIYINPTHNVVIVTFGDQPKPLRRNLIAPLAFFDAVVAALD; this is encoded by the coding sequence ATGCTGTCACGAGCGGTTTCCCGTCCTTTTCTGCGCTTGCAGCCATTCACCGTTTCCCTCGGCCTGTTCGCCCTCGGCGCCGTGCCCGATGCCTGGGCCAAAGACGATTACGAATACCCCCATGCCCACGAACCCATCGGCACCGTCGAGCAGATTTACGAAGGCACGATGCTGCCTGACCTCGCCGTCAGCACTTACCGCAACATTGATCGACTGTTCCCCACGCGCACCATCGACGGCAGTGACCATCCTTACGGCCTGCCGAAAGCGCCTCAACAGCTGGACAACGTCCACTTCACCTACGAAGGCAAGAAGTACGACCTGTTCGACTACGTCGCGGTGGACAGCATTACCGCGATGCTGGTGATCAAGGACGGCAAAGTCGCCTACGAGACCTACCAGCGCGGCAACACCGACAGGACCCGCTGGATGTCGATGTCCATGGCCAAGTCCGTCACCTCCACCCTGGCGGCTGTGGCGCTGCATGATGGCGCGATCAAAAGCCTCGACGATGCGGTGGTCGACTATGTGCCGCGCCTCAAGGGCAGCGCTTACGAGGGCGTGACGATTCGCAACGTGCTGACGATGACGTCCGGGGTGAAGTGGAGCGAAGCCTTCACCGACCCTTCATCCGACCGTCGCGCGTTGTTGCGGGCGCAGATTGCCCAGACCCCGGGGGCGGCGATGACGCTGATGGCGAGTTTGCCGAAAGCGGCCGAACCGGGCACGGTCAACAACTACAGCACGGGCGAGACTCAAGTGCTGGAAGAAGTCATTCGCAGCGCCGTGAAGATGCCGCTGTCCGACTACCTGGAGCAGAAAATCTGGCGACCGTTCGGCATGGAACACGATGCCAAGTGGTGGCTGGATTCGCCCAATGGCCAGGAAATCGGCGGCAGTGGCATCAGCGCGACGCTGCGGGATTTCGGGCGTTTCGGGCTGTTTTTCATGAACGGCGGCAAGATCGCCGGCCAGTCGATTCTGCCGCAAGGCTGGGTTCAGGAAGCCACCGCTCCCAAGGTGCTCAAGGACGGCAGCCCGTTGAATTACGGCTACATGTGGTGGCCGGGCCGGACCGAAGCCTCGATCAAGGACGGCGCCTATTCGGCCATCGGCATGCAGGGCCAGAACATCTACATCAACCCGACGCACAACGTGGTGATCGTCACCTTTGGCGATCAACCCAAGCCGCTGCGCCGCAACCTCATCGCGCCGCTGGCGTTTTTTGATGCGGTGGTGGCAGCGCTCGACTAA
- a CDS encoding DUF2282 domain-containing protein: MKTLSLAAVALAFASIATGVSAAETGSAPAMEKCYGVSMAGKNDCKAGAGTTCAGTSKTDYQTNAWKNVPAGTCTSIKTPHGTGSLTPM; the protein is encoded by the coding sequence ATGAAAACTCTTTCCCTCGCTGCTGTCGCTCTGGCTTTCGCTTCCATCGCTACTGGCGTCAGCGCTGCTGAAACCGGCTCCGCGCCTGCCATGGAAAAATGCTACGGCGTATCGATGGCTGGCAAAAACGATTGCAAGGCTGGCGCCGGTACCACCTGCGCAGGCACCTCCAAAACCGACTACCAGACCAACGCCTGGAAAAACGTACCCGCTGGCACTTGCACCTCCATCAAGACCCCACACGGCACCGGTTCGCTGACCCCGATGTAA
- a CDS encoding branched-chain amino acid aminotransferase, producing MGNESINWDKLGFDYIKTDKRYLAHWRDGEWDTGTLTEDNVLHISEGSTALHYGQQCFEGLKAYRAKDGSINLFRPDQNAARMQRSCSRLLMPHVPTEQFIEACKEVVRANERFIPPYGTGGALYLRPFVIGVGDNIGVRAAPEFIFSVFCIPVGPYFKGGMKPHNFVISSYDRAAPQGTGAAKVGGNYAASMMPGSEAKKNGFADAIYLDPLTHSKIEEVGSANFFGITHDDQFITPKSPSVLPGITRLSLIELAESRLGLKVTEGEVFIDKLDQFKEAGACGTAAVITPIGGISYKDKLHVFHSETEVGPVTQRLYKELTGIQFGEIEGPAGWVVKV from the coding sequence ATGGGTAACGAAAGCATTAATTGGGACAAGCTGGGTTTCGACTACATCAAGACCGACAAGCGCTACCTGGCTCACTGGCGCGACGGTGAGTGGGACACAGGCACCCTGACCGAAGACAACGTGTTGCACATCAGCGAAGGCTCGACCGCGCTGCACTACGGCCAGCAATGTTTCGAAGGCCTGAAGGCCTACCGCGCCAAGGACGGGTCGATCAACCTGTTCCGCCCGGACCAGAACGCCGCGCGCATGCAACGCAGCTGCTCGCGTCTGCTGATGCCTCACGTTCCGACCGAACAGTTCATCGAAGCGTGCAAGGAAGTGGTCCGCGCCAACGAACGTTTCATCCCGCCTTACGGTACGGGCGGTGCGCTGTACCTGCGTCCATTCGTGATCGGCGTCGGTGACAACATCGGCGTGCGTGCAGCGCCCGAGTTCATCTTCTCGGTGTTCTGCATCCCGGTCGGCCCTTACTTCAAGGGCGGCATGAAGCCACACAACTTCGTGATCTCCAGCTACGACCGCGCCGCGCCACAAGGCACCGGTGCTGCGAAAGTTGGCGGCAACTACGCGGCAAGCATGATGCCGGGCAGCGAAGCCAAGAAAAACGGCTTCGCCGACGCGATCTACCTGGACCCGCTGACGCATTCGAAGATCGAAGAAGTCGGTTCGGCCAACTTCTTCGGCATTACCCACGACGACCAGTTCATCACGCCGAAATCGCCTTCCGTGCTGCCGGGCATCACCCGTCTGTCGCTGATCGAGCTGGCTGAAAGCCGTCTGGGCCTGAAAGTGACCGAAGGCGAAGTGTTCATCGACAAGCTGGATCAGTTCAAGGAAGCCGGTGCCTGCGGGACCGCTGCGGTGATTACGCCGATCGGTGGCATCAGCTACAAAGACAAGCTGCACGTGTTCCACAGCGAGACCGAAGTGGGTCCGGTGACACAGCGTCTGTATAAAGAGCTGACCGGCATTCAGTTTGGCGAAATCGAAGGCCCGGCGGGCTGGGTCGTCAAGGTCTGA
- a CDS encoding DUF692 domain-containing protein → MNTPSTLGAGLGLKADHYEAAHDCAATGLWFEVHPENYMIDGGPRLAWLEAIGSRHPLSLHGVSLSLAADCAPDTEHLKRLKALADRVQPALISEHLAWSTWRGQYHPDLLPFPRTEEALQRIADNVHRTQAFLGRRLAIENPSHYLALDGHDFSEIDFLTELSQRTGCGLLLDINNVFLSAHNMGYDANAYVDAFPGEAILEIHLAGHSVDPGGAALLIDSHDALVAEPVWALYERLIRRIGPRPTLIERDDNLPSFTELLLERDRAQALLEAVS, encoded by the coding sequence ATGAACACCCCTTCTACACTGGGCGCGGGACTGGGCCTCAAGGCCGACCACTACGAGGCCGCACACGACTGCGCGGCCACCGGTTTGTGGTTTGAAGTCCACCCGGAAAACTACATGATCGACGGCGGCCCTCGCCTGGCATGGCTGGAAGCAATCGGCAGTCGCCACCCGCTTTCGTTGCACGGTGTTTCACTGTCGCTGGCAGCCGATTGCGCGCCAGACACCGAACACCTTAAACGCCTCAAGGCCCTTGCCGACCGCGTTCAGCCAGCCCTTATTTCCGAGCACCTCGCCTGGTCCACCTGGCGGGGTCAGTATCACCCCGATCTGCTGCCCTTCCCTCGCACCGAGGAAGCCTTGCAGCGCATCGCCGACAACGTGCACCGCACCCAGGCTTTCCTCGGGCGGCGGCTGGCCATCGAAAACCCCAGCCATTACCTCGCGCTGGACGGCCATGACTTCAGCGAAATCGACTTCCTCACCGAACTGAGCCAACGCACCGGCTGCGGCCTGCTGCTGGACATCAACAACGTTTTCCTGAGTGCCCATAACATGGGCTACGACGCCAATGCCTACGTGGATGCCTTTCCCGGGGAGGCCATTCTGGAAATTCACCTGGCAGGACACAGTGTCGATCCCGGCGGCGCGGCGCTGCTGATCGACTCTCACGATGCGCTGGTGGCCGAACCGGTCTGGGCCTTGTATGAACGGCTGATTCGACGCATCGGCCCTCGCCCGACCCTGATCGAGCGGGACGATAATCTGCCATCGTTCACTGAACTGTTGCTGGAGCGGGACCGGGCACAAGCGCTGCTGGAGGCCGTGTCATGA
- a CDS encoding DoxX family protein: protein MDTLHTDTSQSHTLRGGWNRFADRLSLLITDSVLSLVARIAIAGIFLMSGRTKVEGFLTITDSTYELFRSEYKLPLIPPEIAAHLAAYAEHFFPLLLILGLFSRLSAFALLGMTLVIEIFVYPDAWVTHLSWAGLLLIIIGKGAGPLSLDRKFGIR from the coding sequence ATGGACACGCTGCACACTGACACCTCGCAATCCCACACTCTGCGCGGCGGCTGGAATCGCTTCGCCGACCGACTTTCGCTGTTGATCACCGACTCGGTGCTGTCACTGGTCGCACGCATCGCCATCGCAGGCATTTTTCTGATGTCGGGGCGCACCAAGGTCGAAGGGTTTCTGACGATTACCGACAGCACCTACGAACTGTTTCGCAGTGAGTACAAACTGCCGCTGATTCCCCCGGAAATTGCCGCGCATCTGGCGGCCTATGCTGAGCACTTCTTCCCGCTGCTATTGATCCTCGGCCTGTTTTCGCGACTGTCGGCCTTTGCCTTGCTGGGCATGACGCTGGTGATCGAAATATTCGTCTACCCGGATGCCTGGGTCACCCACTTGAGCTGGGCCGGGCTGCTGCTGATCATCATCGGCAAAGGCGCGGGGCCGCTGTCGCTGGATCGGAAGTTCGGGATTCGGTGA
- a CDS encoding SDR family oxidoreductase, which translates to MSQKIAIITGASRGLGKSAALHLAREGVAIIGTYHSREDEAQRVVAEIESLGGKVKMLQLDVGDSSRFDTFATQVSALLSAYFKAERFDFLVNNAGIGMYASCAETTEAQFDQLMNVHFKGPFFLTQKLLPLIADGGRIVNISSGLARFSPVGYAAYASMKGGIEVWTRYLANELGPRGITVNALAPGAIETDFGGGTVRDNADVNAWVAANTALGRVGLPDDIGAAISMLLGDGGRWITAQRIEASGGMFV; encoded by the coding sequence ATGAGTCAAAAGATCGCGATCATCACCGGCGCCAGCCGCGGCCTGGGCAAAAGCGCAGCGCTGCATCTGGCTCGGGAAGGCGTGGCCATTATCGGCACTTATCACAGCCGTGAAGACGAGGCGCAGCGTGTAGTCGCTGAGATCGAAAGCCTCGGTGGCAAGGTCAAGATGCTGCAACTGGACGTGGGCGACAGCAGCCGTTTCGATACGTTTGCCACGCAGGTGTCGGCGCTGCTGAGTGCTTATTTCAAGGCGGAGCGCTTTGATTTTCTAGTCAACAACGCGGGCATTGGCATGTACGCCAGTTGCGCGGAGACCACCGAGGCGCAGTTCGACCAGTTAATGAACGTGCATTTCAAAGGGCCGTTTTTCCTGACCCAGAAACTCTTGCCGCTGATCGCCGACGGTGGGCGGATCGTCAACATCTCATCCGGCCTGGCGCGGTTCTCACCGGTGGGCTACGCGGCGTATGCGTCGATGAAGGGCGGTATCGAAGTCTGGACCCGCTACTTGGCCAACGAACTGGGGCCTCGCGGGATCACGGTGAACGCCTTGGCCCCTGGCGCCATCGAGACCGACTTCGGCGGCGGCACTGTGCGGGACAACGCTGATGTGAATGCGTGGGTCGCGGCCAATACCGCTTTGGGCCGCGTCGGTCTACCGGACGACATCGGGGCGGCGATTTCGATGCTGCTGGGGGATGGCGGGCGCTGGATCACTGCGCAGCGCATCGAAGCGTCGGGCGGAATGTTCGTCTGA
- a CDS encoding GMC family oxidoreductase, whose translation MTTYNLDDDSVVVIIGSGAGGGTLANELCQKGVSVVLLEAGARQSTGTFINDEWPSFSQLSWGDMRTTSGSWRVAKDFPNLPAWICKTVGGTTTHWAGASLRFQEHEFRALDTYGQVQGANLLNWPITLAEMEPYYARAEDKMGVTRTNNIEGLPGNNNFKVLYNGAQKMGYKECSTGHMAINSQPRGDRAGCQQLGFCFQGCKMGAKWSTLYTEIPAAEATGKLELRTQCHVAKIEHDDKGRVNAVVYFDGLGKEQRQKARVVAVAGNSIETPRLLLNSASSQFPHGLANGSGMVGKHYMRHTTGTVFASFPEEVHFYRGTIMAGIVSDEIHHKPDRGFVGGYEMETISLGPSFLAAFFNPGAWGRDFTDVMEQYSKLAGMWIVGEDMPQESNRITLNESIKDKYGLPVPNVHYDDHPNDLAMREHAFKQGEALYSSVGAVKTFRVPPYPSTHNLGTCRMSEKPQDGVCNQHGQSHEIPNLFISDGSQFTTSAGENPTLTIVTLAIRQAEFIAQAMNTRAV comes from the coding sequence ATGACAACGTACAACCTGGATGACGATTCGGTCGTGGTGATCATTGGCTCGGGCGCGGGCGGCGGGACGCTGGCCAACGAACTGTGCCAAAAGGGCGTGTCGGTGGTGTTGCTGGAAGCCGGGGCGCGTCAGTCCACGGGCACATTCATCAATGACGAGTGGCCTTCTTTTTCGCAACTGTCCTGGGGTGACATGCGCACCACTTCAGGCTCATGGCGGGTGGCCAAGGACTTCCCCAATCTGCCCGCCTGGATCTGTAAAACCGTTGGCGGCACCACCACCCACTGGGCGGGCGCGAGCCTGCGTTTTCAGGAGCACGAATTCCGCGCACTGGACACCTACGGTCAGGTGCAGGGTGCCAATCTCTTGAACTGGCCCATCACCTTGGCCGAGATGGAACCGTATTACGCCCGCGCCGAGGACAAAATGGGCGTGACCCGCACCAACAACATCGAAGGTCTGCCCGGTAACAACAACTTCAAGGTGCTGTACAACGGCGCGCAGAAGATGGGCTACAAGGAATGCTCCACAGGGCACATGGCGATCAACAGCCAGCCCCGTGGCGATCGGGCCGGGTGCCAGCAGCTGGGCTTCTGCTTCCAGGGCTGCAAGATGGGGGCTAAGTGGTCGACGCTGTACACCGAAATCCCCGCCGCTGAAGCCACGGGCAAGCTGGAACTGCGCACCCAATGCCATGTGGCGAAAATCGAGCACGACGACAAGGGCCGGGTCAACGCGGTGGTGTATTTCGACGGGCTCGGCAAGGAACAGCGGCAAAAGGCGCGGGTGGTGGCGGTCGCCGGTAACTCCATCGAAACCCCACGGTTATTGCTCAATTCGGCCAGCAGTCAGTTCCCTCACGGTCTGGCGAATGGCTCGGGGATGGTCGGCAAACATTACATGCGCCACACCACCGGTACTGTTTTCGCGTCGTTTCCCGAGGAGGTGCACTTCTATCGCGGCACCATCATGGCCGGGATTGTCAGCGACGAGATTCACCACAAGCCGGATCGCGGCTTCGTCGGCGGTTATGAGATGGAAACGATCTCCCTTGGGCCATCGTTCCTCGCGGCGTTTTTCAATCCGGGGGCGTGGGGCCGGGATTTCACCGATGTGATGGAGCAGTACAGCAAGCTTGCAGGGATGTGGATCGTCGGCGAAGACATGCCTCAGGAAAGCAACCGGATTACCCTCAACGAAAGCATCAAGGACAAGTACGGCCTGCCGGTGCCCAACGTGCATTACGACGATCACCCCAATGACCTGGCCATGCGCGAGCACGCGTTCAAGCAAGGTGAAGCGCTGTATTCATCTGTCGGCGCGGTGAAAACGTTCCGTGTGCCGCCGTACCCTTCGACCCACAACCTGGGCACCTGCCGCATGAGCGAAAAGCCGCAGGATGGGGTGTGCAACCAGCATGGGCAGAGCCATGAGATTCCGAACCTGTTCATTTCGGATGGCAGCCAGTTCACCACCAGTGCGGGAGAGAATCCGACGTTGACCATCGTGACGTTGGCGATTCGGCAGGCGGAGTTTATAGCGCAGGCGATGAATACGCGGGCGGTTTGA
- a CDS encoding RcnB family protein has protein sequence MNSKSLIAGLTILGCVSLASFAVQAEDAPAQTVQSSKDNLRDLEKGDRVPEKFQRPGEAIKDWKAKGLHAPAEQSQWVRINNKYVQVQTTNGQITDIAPMKK, from the coding sequence ATGAACAGCAAATCGCTCATCGCTGGCCTGACGATCCTGGGCTGCGTGTCGCTCGCCAGTTTCGCCGTGCAGGCAGAAGACGCCCCTGCGCAAACCGTTCAATCGTCCAAGGACAATCTTCGCGACCTCGAAAAAGGCGACCGCGTGCCGGAGAAATTCCAACGCCCCGGCGAAGCCATCAAGGACTGGAAAGCCAAAGGCCTCCATGCCCCCGCCGAACAGAGCCAGTGGGTGCGCATCAACAACAAATACGTGCAGGTCCAGACCACCAACGGCCAGATCACCGACATCGCGCCGATGAAGAAATAA
- a CDS encoding DNA-binding domain-containing protein gives MKLQAFQDAFVEALYDPNAVALSMLTEQPGFTVYRNTVMKGAVDALIANFPTVERLVGSDWLTAAASIHAQQTPPSDARLIHHGRAFPEFLDQFEHARDLPYLGNVARLDLLWTHCHTALDEPGLDMNHIARLTPEQLASLLLKPRAAARWTWFADQPVFSIWRHNREGLAMPEQLDWRGEGALLVRSEGAVGWQSLDVGGCGFLDACAAGKTLAQAAEHASALQPSLDILELLTRLVSADVFAATDPH, from the coding sequence ATGAAACTGCAAGCGTTCCAGGACGCGTTCGTTGAAGCCCTCTATGACCCCAACGCCGTAGCACTGTCGATGTTGACGGAGCAACCGGGTTTCACGGTCTACCGCAACACCGTGATGAAAGGCGCGGTCGATGCGCTGATTGCCAACTTCCCCACGGTCGAGCGCCTCGTGGGCAGTGACTGGTTGACGGCAGCAGCGTCGATTCATGCGCAACAAACGCCCCCGTCGGATGCGCGTTTGATCCATCACGGCCGCGCATTCCCTGAGTTTCTCGATCAATTCGAACACGCCCGCGACTTACCGTATCTGGGCAATGTCGCCCGACTGGATTTGCTCTGGACCCACTGCCACACCGCCCTCGACGAACCCGGTCTGGACATGAATCACATCGCCCGCCTTACGCCGGAACAGCTCGCTTCATTGTTGCTGAAACCCAGGGCGGCCGCGCGTTGGACCTGGTTTGCGGACCAACCTGTTTTCAGCATCTGGCGCCATAACCGCGAGGGGCTGGCAATGCCGGAACAACTGGACTGGCGAGGTGAAGGCGCGTTGCTGGTGCGCAGCGAAGGCGCGGTCGGCTGGCAATCGCTGGACGTGGGCGGCTGTGGTTTTCTCGACGCCTGCGCCGCCGGAAAGACGCTGGCGCAAGCCGCTGAACACGCCAGCGCCCTGCAACCTTCGCTCGACATTCTTGAACTGCTGACACGACTGGTCAGCGCCGATGTTTTCGCCGCCACTGACCCACATTGA